The Pleurodeles waltl isolate 20211129_DDA chromosome 7, aPleWal1.hap1.20221129, whole genome shotgun sequence genome contains the following window.
GGGCGCCACATGTGGAAAGGGCCTTACGCTTCCCTTCGGATGAGCGTCCTCTTACTGTGTGTAGGATCAACGTGTAAGAAATGATCAGTATGAGGAAACACACCAGTGAGATCAGTCCGCTGTTAGATATAATCAAGGCTCCAATAACGAAAGTGTCAGTGCAGGCTAACGTAAGCAATGGCGGGATATCACAAAAGAAATGGTCAACTTCCTTTGGCCCACAAAATGGCAACGTCATCATTGAAAGAACCTGTGCTGTGGAGTGCACAGCTCCACCAACCCAGCAAGCAAATACCAGTAAGCTGCATATCCGCCTGTCCATGATGGTAGTGTAACGCAAAGGATTGCATATAGCCACATATCGATCAAAAGACATGACTGTAAGGATGAAAATTTCCACACAGCCAAAGAAATGGAAGAAGAATATTTGAGACATACATTCATTGTAAGTGATGTTTTTTGTCTCAGATAAAAAGTTCACAAGCATCTTAGGGGCAGAGACAGATGGGTAGCACAAGTCAACAAATGACAGGTTACCTAGGAAATAGTACATGGGTGAGTGAAGAGATGAATCTCCTTTTACTGTCACAATGATCAGTAGATTTCCAAGCAACGTTAGAATGTAGAATATCAAAAACACGAAGAAAAGCAAGATCTGtaggtttttgttttttgagaaacCTAATAGCAGAAAGTCTTCTACAGTGGTTTCATTTACCATGGTGCTTGGATTTTAATTCAACTGTGGACGTTCTGTAGAGAGATAACAATGAAATGTCAACAAGAGTGTGGCAGAACAAATTAAATTTATTGACAAATGACAAAGGCATCATTCTAACATATAATCACACAAACCGCAGACAGTAAAATATGACAATTTTCCTATCTATTCATTTATGTTAGGGTCCCTGAATGTAATGTGTTATGACATTCTTCATTGCTTGTCAATGTATACTTGCCATTTGAATCTCTATGGTTCATAAACAGCAAAACAATCATGAACATGCTTTATTCATCCAAATAAATCACAGAGGTGTGGTGACCCTATCAAGACTCTGTGAAACGTTTTATACCTCATTCTTTGCATTGtacacattatgggccagatttatactttctgacgcaaacctGTGTTACGGCAGGTTTGCTTAAAAAAGTATACTGCTggttagcgccattcctggacgccagccaggcgtcatatttaagctatgactcTAACCGGCAGTAAGGCCAAGTTAGCATAAAAATTATTgacactaaccgggtgggggaggcgtaggggaaactggaggttgtgcgtgaaagaatggcgccagtcaggttatagtaaaaaaatgactctaacccgattagcgtcattatttccacacacaacccccatggacatgattcctgtctaagtaaagacaaaagtcatgccccccctgcctttggacacagtgccatgtaggggggcccaagttagccccccagggcgctttgcaaaaaaaaaaaaaaatacttacctggacttacctgggatgggtcccctcatccctaggtgtcctccaggtgtgggtgcaggtgggtgggggtgtccctgggggcagggaagggcacctgtgggctatttccatggtctctgaccatggaaaaaggcccacaggtcccctaatgcctgccctgactcaggctttgaataatggtgctaagtaggcttaacgccattatttaaggccctcctcctcctgtgcatgatttttgcctgggaggataaataaggggctagggcctttgagtaatttttgcccgggaatgcctaatttacatttcattgacgcaaggtagtttcccgcaggcaaaaaatgacttcaactccaatattttagcgctagacgtgcctagcgtcaaagtataaatagggagttaagtttgcgctggattcgcTTAAACAAAATGAcgtaaatctggcacaaacagagtataaatatgcccccatgtttccaTATCCATGGGGCATTGCTTTGTGATCAGGAGAGCATTCCCTTCAAAAGACAGCCCATTGACTGAGAGGCCACCTCAAGTCACATGGcgaaaataa
Protein-coding sequences here:
- the LOC138246887 gene encoding olfactory receptor 4E2-like; the encoded protein is MVNETTVEDFLLLGFSKNKNLQILLFFVFLIFYILTLLGNLLIIVTVKGDSSLHSPMYYFLGNLSFVDLCYPSVSAPKMLVNFLSETKNITYNECMSQIFFFHFFGCVEIFILTVMSFDRYVAICNPLRYTTIMDRRICSLLVFACWVGGAVHSTAQVLSMMTLPFCGPKEVDHFFCDIPPLLTLACTDTFVIGALIISNSGLISLVCFLILIISYTLILHTVRGRSSEGKRKALSTCGAHLTVVTIFFGPCVFIYLRPATTFSLDKIVSVFYAVITPMLNPIIYTLRNAEVKLAMKKLVSRRICLSSYSTMRKLCMSSK